CCAGTCCACGGTCGTTGGTGGCAGCCAAACGCGCTCCTTCGGATGCGGCGGAGACGAGCATGTTGCGCACGTGCAGGGCGACGGCAAGTTGAATCACCCCCATCGCGATCGTGATGACGAGGATGGACACCAAGACGAACTCGACAACAACGTTGCCGTCGTCCTGCCCGTGCTTACCCTCCCGTAACACCTTCGATGGCCTTGGTGAACAGGTCATTGAGTGTGGGGCCCGCGATAGCCCATATCCCAGCAACGAGACCCGCCGTCATGAGCGTGATGAGCACCCAACCAGGCACGTCTCCTCGGTCGTCAGTGGCGTCGCGACTGTCGAGCCACGTTTTGAGCTGCACCATGTTGTTCCCTTCCCCCAGCAGGGCCTGCGATCTACAGACCCAATCGAATAGTGGTGAGTCCCGGAAACACCGCAAAGATGACGGTGACCGGAAGAATGAGGAAGATCACGGGGACCATCATCGCGATTTCTCGCTTGCCCCCCTCTTCCATGAGTGCGCGCTGGCCAGCAGTGCGCACGTCTTGTGCCTGCGCCCGCAGGACCTCGGCGAGTGGCGTTCCACGTTCGACGGCGGTGGCCACTCCGTCGGCGAAGCGCCGCAACGGTACCGCGCCCGTGCGATCGGCCAGTTGCGTCAGGGCGTGCGCCAACGGCGTGCCCGTTCGCGAGGCGGCAAGGGTGGCGCGAAGCTCTTCCGCCATCACACCGTGCGTCGTGCGTGACACGCGCTCGAGCGCGCCTACAGCGCCCTCGCCCGCTGCGACCGAAAGTGCGAGTAGTTCTGCGACCGTGGGGAGCTCGGCGACGATGCGTTGCTCCCGTTGTGCGATCGCTCGCGAAAGAACGTAGTCCCTCGCGGCGGCGCCACCCACGCCTGCGACGGCGATGAGCACCACGAGCGCGACTGGGGAGGAACCCCTCGAAGCCGCGAGGAGAACGGCGGCGATGGCACCGAGCGCCAAGCCGCCGACGCCCCACACCACCTGGTGGGCTCTGAATTGCTCCACTGTCAGATCTGCGCCCGCGCGGCGCAAGCGTGCCTCGAGCTCTTGACCGGGAGAACCCCATCGTTCGATCCAGCGTGAGCCGTCTCGCACTACCGGTGCAATGAGGCGTTCAAGTGTGGGAAACGGCGTGATTGGCTCCGCGCGTCGGCGCAACTCGTCCGCCACGGACGCTCGCAGATGCGGTGCCACACGGTCTGCAAGCCGAGGCGTACGCGCACGCCACCAGGCAGCAACCATGGCGAGGCCAACACCGAGTGCGAGGCCAAGCAGAACCGTGCTCGGGCTCATCGCAACACCCTGCTCTCTTCGGGTAGGCGCCCGAGCCTGACCATGAGGCGGTATGCGAGCAGGGTGCTTCCGCCTCCTATCAGGAGCACGGTGAAGCCCGAGGCGGAGTTATACGCTTGCGCGTTCTCGGGTCGCGTGGACAAGAGCGCGAGTACC
The Demequina sp. TMPB413 DNA segment above includes these coding regions:
- a CDS encoding type II secretion system F family protein, producing MSPSTVLLGLALGVGLAMVAAWWRARTPRLADRVAPHLRASVADELRRRAEPITPFPTLERLIAPVVRDGSRWIERWGSPGQELEARLRRAGADLTVEQFRAHQVVWGVGGLALGAIAAVLLAASRGSSPVALVVLIAVAGVGGAAARDYVLSRAIAQREQRIVAELPTVAELLALSVAAGEGAVGALERVSRTTHGVMAEELRATLAASRTGTPLAHALTQLADRTGAVPLRRFADGVATAVERGTPLAEVLRAQAQDVRTAGQRALMEEGGKREIAMMVPVIFLILPVTVIFAVFPGLTTIRLGL